A single region of the Stegostoma tigrinum isolate sSteTig4 chromosome 36, sSteTig4.hap1, whole genome shotgun sequence genome encodes:
- the fbxl22 gene encoding F-box and leucine-rich protein 22 yields the protein MMQNPDSITVVQLFQSGFKTFLLMLLTELNRECLLHIFSFLDKESRKGLSRVCHVLREIYHDPALWSLLCFCSLSELKRDNFVLSPALRSLSICWHSSRVKVCNIEDWRKSSFQRDICNQHQHLVTNFLTRITNSCPNLLSVILSGCGHLTDGDIIQILQKCSKLNTLKLENCARLTDKTLEAVTIYGNSLTCFHVDFCRNITQEGINLVQKKCPSLSFSAEQSAKMIPDQPNGCDALVRRMNKQFQW from the exons ATGATGCAGAATCCGGACTCAATCACTGTAGTTCAATTGTTCCAGTCTGGGTTCAAAACGTTCCTTTTGATGCTGCTCACAGAATTAAACCGAGAGTGCCTGCTTCACattttctccttcctggacaagGAGAGCAGGAAAGGTTTGTCGAGAGTTTGTCATGTGCTCCGTGAGATCTATCACGACCCAGCTCTATGGTCGCTACTGTGCTTCTGTTCTCTATCAGAACTGAAAAGGGATAACTTTGTTCTGAGCCCCGCGTTACGCTCGCTGTCAATCTGCTGGCACTCCAGCCGGGTGAAAGTCTGTAACATTGAGGACTGGAGGAAGAGCAGTTTCCAGCGAGATATCTGCAACCAGCACCAACATCTTGTTACCAATTTCTTAACTCGGATAACTAACAG CTGTCCAAACCTGCTGTCAGTGATACTTTCTGGATGTGGGCATCTCACTGATGGTGACATTATACAAATCCTACAGAAATGCTCCAAACTGAATACCTTGAAACTGGAAAACTGTGCGAGGTTAACTGATAAAACACTGGAGGCCGTGACTATTTATGGGAACAGTTTAACCTGCTTTCACGTTGATTTTTGTCGGAATATCACACAGGAGGGGATTAACCTGGTCCAGAAGAAGTGTCCTTCTCTGTCCTTCAGTGCAGAGCAGAGTGCAAAGATGATTCCGGATCAGCCAAACGGATGTGATGCCCTCGTGAGAAGAATGAACAAACAGTTTCAGTGGTAA